One window of Magallana gigas chromosome 2, xbMagGiga1.1, whole genome shotgun sequence genomic DNA carries:
- the LOC105346839 gene encoding inverted formin-2 produces the protein MTSIREGRAESKAGRFDRKRKQQRIKRYRSDGFVVGLDLNNSEDELDAPDGSSDAVNFLSWLRNPSLQNLVKLRKSIKHNDSDWMMEYLEYDGLGLLFQCLKNLSSRESFHLSEMVLRLECIMCIREVVNSQTGLDCLLKTKGRKDNIFGRRFASALENKNLMVKMQIFELLSALCVYSREGFYLTLDALETYRTWRKLPYRFSLLVNELRSANLVTYRTTLMALVNAVVVANEGLQERVRIRNDFVYIGILDTISTLREEGDPDLNLQCDIFEEELTADSEAMEEQRKAASVDMSDPEALFKAILSRVDNSPLCSSFLSVLYNIFLIDTSQARSEQIWNSIERLVQQVTQTDTQGTRSTVRRESSLHLTSTIHIESKEHKGTQTEWDTTTAPHHGGLLRGKSLSTESKHTISDRLTQATAQYRTSGTSSVNSLESGAIITAPPPPPPPPPAPGAPAPPPPPPPPPGVGGPPPPPPPPPGPGGIHPPPAPPCPGGVPPPPPPPGGMPLPPGAPPAPGVAAKAAEPLPPPISTPEPHCKLRHITWNKIPNVAFHKESVWGDVLKMPDKIKVDYSELERLFADKERVAVRQELQVDQKKTLMKRLSSSNEVTLLDPKKSMNVNIFLKQFRKSIEVIIDLLRAGDPRAFGVEKLKGLSKVLPQTDEIELIQHYDGSIGKLGEAEKFYHYLIQLPNFQFRIEAMILKGDFNAQLGAIRPNFQVLHTLCRRLFDNHSLKTFLRYVLHTGNFLNKGSGSGNALGIRISSLEKLMNTKSTTSKRTLLHYLVETAEDKDPDALAFVDTLLEPLQKASRFTMEGITVEFNQLRKLVHRLKRQCDHVEDDVKSQFTEFLEEADADLEETQDVIERIRKQATRLAQHFCENEKTFNLDEFLSTFRQFCEKVKACQQELETQRQKEETEEKRRKAQEDKVDRRKVCFNPSTKTEDRKIVDNIVDEIRRGKVLRRLSLRKKNNVTGGVGNGC, from the exons ATGACTTCAATAAGAGAAGGAAGGGCTGAATCCAAGGCAGGAAGATTCGACAGGAAGAGGAAACAGCAGCGGATAAAGCGCTACCGGTCGGACGGGTTCGTGGTGGGTCTGGACCTGAACAACTCCGAGGATGAACTGGACGCTCCGGACGGAAGTTCCGACGCCGTCAACTTCCTGTCTTGGCTCCGGAACCCCAGCCTCCAGAACCTGGTCAAGCTCCGGAAGAGCATCAAGCACAATGACAGCGACTGGATGATGGAGTACCTGGAGTATGATGGTCTGGGACTGCTGTTCCAGTGCCTGAAGAACCTCAGTTCCCGGGAAAGTTTCCATCTGTCGGAGATGGTGCTGAGGTTGGAGTGTATCATGTGTATCCGGGAAGTGGTCAACTCCCAGACCGGCCTGGACTGTCTGCTGAAGACAAAGGGACGCAAGGACAACATATTCGGCAGGAGGTTTGCCTCGG CTCTGGAGAACAAGAACCTGATGGTGAAGATGCAGATATTTGAGCTGCTGTCTGCCCTGTGTGTCTACTCTAGGGAGGGATTCTACCTCACCCTGGACGCCCTGGAGACATACCGC ACATGGCGGAAGTTGCCCTACCGCTTCAGCCTGCTGGTCAACGAGCTACGGTCCGCCAACCTGGTGACGTACCGCACCACCCTGATGGCGCTGGTTAATGCCGTGGTGGTGGCCAACGAGGGCCTCCAGGAGAGGGTTAGGATCAGGAACGACTTCGTAT ACATCGGCATACTGGACACGATCTCGACCCTGCGAGAGGAGGGGGACCCCGACCTGAACTTACAATGTGATATCTTTGAGGAGGAGCTGACAGCCGACTCCGAGGCCATGGAGGAACAGAGGAAGGCGGCCAGCGTAGATATGAGCGACCCCGAGGCTCTGTTCAAGGCCATCCTCTCACGG GTTGATAATTCACCATTGTGTTCATCCTTTCTCAGTGTTCTGTACAACATTTTCCTGATAGACACAAGTCAGGCTCGCAG TGAACAGATCTGGAATTCCATAGAGAGACTCGTACAGCAGGTgacacagacagacacacaaggaaCTAGATCCACCGTCCGGAGAGAGTCCTCCCTCCATCTAACGTCTACAATACACATAGAGAGCAAGGAACACAAAGGCACTCAGACAGAGTGGGACACAACAACAGCTCCCCACCACGGGGGTCTGCTCCGTGGCAAGAGTTTATCTACAGAGTCCAAACACACGATATCAGACAGACTGACACAAGCAACCGCCCAATACAGGACTAGTGGCACATCGTCTGTGAACTCACTGGAATCAGGCGCTATCATCACGGCACCAccgccccctcccccacccccgcCGGCTCCAGGCGCACCTGCTCCACCTCCGCCACCCCCTCCTCCCCCAGGGGTAGGTGGGCCTCCCCCACCTCCGCCCCCTCCTCCAGGCCCCGGAGGGATCCATCCGCCACCTGCTCCTCCTTGCCCAGGTGGAGTACCACCACCCCCGCCACCCCCTGGGGGCATGCCTTTACCACCTGGGGCGCCCCCGGCGCCTGGAGTGGCAGCAAAAGCAGCAGAGCCTCTCCCACCCCCGATCAGTACCCCAGAGCCACACTGTAAACTCAGACATATCACGTGGAATAAGATACCCAATGTTGCATTCCACA aGGAGAGTGTGTGGGGAGACGTGCTCAAAATGCCGGACAAAATAAAGGTAGACTACTCTGAGCTGGAGCGGCTTTTCGCCGACAAAGAACGCGTTGCTGTTAGGCAGGAGTTACAAGTAGACCAGAAGAAGACTCTGATGAAGAGGTTGTCCTCCTCCAACGAG GTAACGCTGTTGGATCCAAAGAAAAGCATGAATGTGAACATCTTCCTGAAACAGTTCCGGAAGTCTATAGAGGTGATCATTGACCTGCTGAGGGCGGGGGACCCGCGGGCATTCGGTGTGGAGAAACTGAAAGGACTGTCCAAGGTTCTCCCACAGACAGACGAG ATCGAACTCATTCAGCACTATGACGGGAGTATAGGAAAACTGGGAGAGGCCGAGAAGTTCTACCACTACCTGATTCAGCTCCCAAACTTCCAGTTCCGGATCGAGGCCATGATCCTTAAGGGGGACTTCAATGCCCAGCTGGGCGCCATCAGACCGAACTTCCAAGTCCTACACACGCTGTGTCGGCGACTGTTTGACAACCATTCCCTCAAGACGTTCCTCCGATATGTCCTGCACACGGGGAACTTTCTGAACAAG GGCAGTGGTTCCGGTAACGCGCTCGGGATCCGGATCAGTTCTCTGGAGAAGTTGATGAACACTAAGTCCACGACCTCCAAACGGACCCTGCTCCACTACTTGGTGGAGACGGCGGAGGACAAGGATCCGGATGCTCTGGCCTTTGTGGACACGCTGCTGGAACCTCTTCAGAAGGCCTCAAG GTTTACAATGGAGGGTATTACAGTGGAGTTTAATCAGCTGAGGAAGCTTGTACATCGACTGAAGCGTCAGTGTGATCACGTGGAGGATGACGTGAAGTCTCAGTTTACAGAGTTTCTGGAG GAAGCCGACGCGGACCTGGAAGAAACCCAGGATGTGATCGAGCGGATACGGAAGCAGGCCACTCGCCTGGCGCAACACTTCTGTGAGAACGAAAAAACATTCAACCTGGACGAATTTCTGTCCACGTTCAGGCAATTTTGTGAAAAAGTCAAAGCCTGTCAACAG gAGTTAGAAACTCAACGTCAGAAGGAAGAAACAGAGGAAAAAAGACGCAAAGCGCAAGAGGACAAAGTAGACCGTAGAAAAG TTTGTTTTAATCCCTCCACAAAAACTGAGGACAGAAAGATAGTGGACAACATTGTTGACGAGATCCGCCGGGGGAAGGTGCTGAGGAGGCTGTCCCTCCGGAAAAAGAACAATGTGACGGGAGGGGTGGGCAACGgctgttag